The proteins below are encoded in one region of Bacillus vallismortis:
- a CDS encoding DUF72 domain-containing protein produces MIYIGLTGWGDHDSIYPPKTPSQKKLQAYSSHFPIVELDASFYAIQPARNNEKWVKETPETFQFIVKAYQGMTGHQRGDIPFDSKEEMFDAFKVSLTPYVHSNKLAMVLFQFPPWFDCKKENVAYLRWCKRQMGDIPCALEFRNRSWFSPPFYEQTLSFMKEEGWIHSVCDEPQIGEGSVPTVLRATDENKTLVRFHGRNKQGWMKPDGGKNWREVRYLYRYNQQELTDWKQHLNELQRQCKDVFVLFNNNSGGDAADNGKQMLELLEIEYGGLAPRQLDLF; encoded by the coding sequence GTGATTTATATCGGACTGACGGGATGGGGGGATCATGACAGCATCTATCCGCCGAAAACGCCCAGCCAGAAAAAATTGCAGGCCTATTCCTCCCATTTTCCGATCGTTGAATTAGACGCGAGCTTTTATGCCATTCAGCCAGCGCGAAATAATGAAAAATGGGTGAAGGAAACGCCGGAAACCTTCCAATTTATCGTGAAAGCTTATCAGGGCATGACGGGGCATCAGCGCGGCGACATTCCCTTTGACTCAAAAGAGGAGATGTTTGACGCGTTTAAGGTGTCGTTAACGCCATATGTACATAGCAATAAACTCGCCATGGTGCTGTTTCAATTTCCGCCGTGGTTTGACTGCAAGAAGGAGAATGTCGCTTATTTGAGATGGTGCAAGCGCCAAATGGGCGATATCCCATGTGCGCTTGAATTCAGGAACCGCTCCTGGTTTTCGCCGCCATTTTATGAGCAGACACTTTCATTTATGAAAGAGGAAGGCTGGATTCACAGTGTCTGTGATGAACCGCAAATCGGAGAAGGCAGTGTGCCGACTGTGCTGCGCGCGACCGATGAAAACAAAACGCTCGTCAGGTTTCACGGGCGCAACAAGCAGGGTTGGATGAAGCCCGATGGCGGGAAAAACTGGCGGGAGGTCAGGTACTTATACCGCTACAACCAACAGGAACTGACGGATTGGAAGCAGCACCTGAATGAATTGCAGCGGCAATGTAAGGATGTTTTTGTCCTATTCAACAACAATTCCGGCGGAGACGCCGCGGATAATGGCAAGCAGATGCTTGAACTGCTTGAGATCGAGTATGGCGGACTTGCGCCGAGACAGCTCGATTTATTTTAG
- a CDS encoding allantoinase → MAYDMVIKGAKAVTPDGVKEADIAVQNGVIAEIGIAIEANGAETIQANGQYVFPGAIDCHVHFNEPGREDWEGFETGSRMMAAGGCTTYFDMPLNCIPSTVTAEHLLAKAELGRRKSAVDFALWGGLVPGHIDDIRPMAEAGAIGFKAFLSRSGTDEFRSVDERTLLKGMTEIAAAGKILALHAESDAITSYLQMVLANQGKVDADAYVASRPEEAEAEAVYRTIQYAKVTGCPVHFVHVSTAKAVRLIREAKQEGLDVSLETCPHYVLFSHDALREKGSVAKCAPPLRSQQSKEALIEALIAGHIDMVSSDHSPCRPSLKREDNLFLSWGGISGGQFTLLGMLELALEHQISFETIAEWTAAAPAKRFGLQQKGRLEAGCDADFVLVTMEPYTVTRESMFAKHKLSLYEGHTFPCRVSATYSKGRCVYSDGEIVSGIDGALVVPL, encoded by the coding sequence ATGGCTTACGATATGGTGATAAAAGGTGCGAAGGCAGTTACGCCAGACGGCGTGAAAGAAGCTGATATTGCGGTTCAAAATGGTGTCATTGCCGAGATTGGAATTGCCATTGAAGCAAACGGGGCAGAAACGATCCAGGCGAATGGACAATATGTGTTTCCGGGTGCGATAGACTGCCATGTTCATTTCAATGAACCGGGCAGAGAGGACTGGGAGGGGTTTGAAACAGGTTCGAGAATGATGGCAGCAGGCGGCTGCACCACTTATTTTGATATGCCGCTCAATTGCATCCCATCAACCGTGACGGCAGAACATCTTCTCGCAAAAGCTGAACTGGGCAGGCGAAAATCAGCCGTGGATTTTGCGCTATGGGGAGGCCTCGTGCCCGGCCATATTGATGACATCCGCCCAATGGCTGAAGCGGGTGCGATCGGATTTAAAGCGTTTTTATCAAGATCAGGCACAGACGAGTTCCGCTCTGTTGATGAACGAACCTTGCTCAAAGGCATGACAGAAATCGCGGCTGCAGGAAAAATCCTCGCTCTTCACGCGGAGAGCGACGCAATCACAAGCTATTTGCAGATGGTTTTGGCTAATCAAGGAAAGGTGGATGCGGATGCGTATGTTGCCTCCCGCCCGGAGGAAGCTGAAGCTGAGGCGGTGTATCGCACGATTCAGTATGCGAAGGTGACAGGCTGTCCGGTTCATTTCGTCCATGTCAGCACGGCGAAAGCGGTTCGGCTGATCAGGGAGGCGAAACAGGAAGGGCTTGATGTTTCGCTCGAAACATGCCCGCATTATGTCTTGTTCAGCCATGACGCTTTACGGGAAAAGGGCTCTGTCGCGAAATGCGCGCCGCCGCTCCGTTCACAGCAATCAAAGGAGGCGCTGATCGAGGCACTCATTGCGGGGCATATTGACATGGTCTCCTCAGACCACTCTCCTTGCCGTCCGTCCTTAAAGCGGGAGGATAATTTGTTTTTATCATGGGGCGGAATCAGCGGCGGGCAGTTCACTTTGTTAGGGATGCTGGAACTCGCGCTTGAGCATCAGATATCGTTTGAAACCATCGCTGAATGGACAGCGGCGGCACCTGCGAAACGTTTCGGCCTTCAGCAAAAAGGGCGGCTTGAAGCGGGGTGTGATGCGGATTTTGTGCTCGTCACTATGGAGCCGTACACTGTCACAAGAGAATCGATGTTTGCAAAGCATAAGCTAAGCCTTTACGAAGGACATACATTTCCCTGCCGCGTTTCGGCCACATACAGTAAAGGCCGGTGTGTCTACAGTGATGGGGAGATAGTCAGCGGAATTGACGGAGCGCTGGTCGTTCCATTGTAA
- a CDS encoding bifunctional metallophosphatase/5'-nucleotidase translates to MKEKLRLYHTNDLHSHFENWPKIVDYIEQKRKEHQSDSEETLVFDIGDHLDRFHFVTEATFGKANVDLLNRLHIDGAAIGNNEGITLPHEELAALYDHAEFPVIVSNLYDKNGNRPSWAVPYHIKSLRNGMSIAFLGVTVPYYPVYDKLGWTVTDALESVKGAIQEVKGQADIIVLLSHLGILDDQEVAEAVPEIDVILESHTHHLLEDGQVVNGVLLASAEKYGHYVGCVEMTIDSVERSIISKTASVQNMAEWTGESAETKVFLREQAREAEDKLSEAVAELAQDAEVKWFEESELPLLLAFALKEWCGTDISMVNSGVILGPLKAGPVTKLDLHRICPHPINPVAVRLTGEELKETIVHAASEQMEQLRIKGLGFRGEVMGKMVYAGVDVETIRLDDGITHVTRVTLNGEEIDKHKQYSVAVLDMFTLGRLFPIIRDAADKEYFMPEFLRDLLAWKLAQ, encoded by the coding sequence ATGAAGGAGAAGCTCCGCTTATATCATACCAATGATTTGCACAGCCATTTTGAAAACTGGCCGAAAATTGTAGATTATATCGAGCAGAAAAGAAAAGAGCATCAATCAGACAGCGAAGAGACGCTCGTTTTTGATATTGGCGATCATCTCGATCGTTTTCATTTCGTAACAGAGGCGACTTTCGGAAAAGCGAATGTCGATCTGTTAAACCGTCTTCACATTGATGGAGCGGCAATTGGCAATAATGAAGGGATCACGCTTCCGCATGAAGAGCTCGCTGCCTTATATGATCATGCTGAATTTCCCGTTATCGTCTCCAATCTGTATGACAAAAACGGGAACCGGCCGTCCTGGGCGGTTCCTTACCATATCAAATCATTGAGAAACGGCATGTCCATCGCCTTTTTAGGCGTAACAGTGCCGTATTATCCCGTCTATGACAAGCTGGGATGGACAGTAACCGATGCCCTTGAAAGCGTAAAGGGAGCCATTCAGGAAGTGAAAGGCCAGGCTGATATCATCGTGCTCCTATCGCATTTAGGCATTCTTGATGATCAGGAAGTGGCTGAGGCGGTGCCAGAGATTGACGTGATCCTTGAATCACACACCCATCATTTGCTTGAAGATGGACAAGTGGTTAACGGTGTTTTGCTTGCCAGCGCAGAGAAATACGGGCATTATGTCGGCTGTGTGGAAATGACAATCGACAGCGTAGAGCGAAGCATTATCAGCAAAACAGCGTCTGTGCAGAACATGGCGGAATGGACGGGAGAATCCGCAGAAACAAAAGTGTTTCTTCGTGAACAAGCACGTGAAGCCGAAGATAAGCTGTCCGAAGCCGTTGCGGAGCTTGCGCAAGACGCTGAGGTGAAGTGGTTTGAAGAATCAGAGCTGCCTTTGCTGTTGGCATTCGCGCTAAAGGAATGGTGCGGGACGGACATCAGCATGGTGAATTCCGGTGTCATTCTCGGTCCGCTGAAAGCGGGTCCTGTGACAAAGCTGGATCTGCACCGCATCTGTCCTCATCCGATCAACCCGGTGGCTGTCCGCCTGACGGGAGAAGAACTGAAAGAGACCATTGTCCACGCCGCTTCCGAACAAATGGAGCAGCTCCGGATTAAAGGGCTCGGCTTCCGCGGAGAAGTAATGGGGAAAATGGTGTACGCGGGTGTTGATGTAGAAACAATACGGCTGGATGACGGGATAACGCATGTCACACGCGTCACACTGAACGGTGAAGAGATTGATAAACATAAACAATACTCTGTTGCCGTGCTAGACATGTTTACGCTCGGCAGACTGTTCCCGATCATCCGCGACGCCGCAGACAAAGAATATTTCATGCCGGAATTTTTGCGGGATCTGCTCGCTTGGAAGCTCGCGCAATAA
- the yunB gene encoding sporulation protein YunB → MPRYRGPFRKRGPLPFRYVLLLSVAFFILSTTVSLWMINSSIKPVLMSIGEMETKRVATEVIQDSIEDYMSDSENMKDMFQMSSDENGKLTTIDFNTQVVNSVKTKVTKQLQAHLKEMETHTGHSGASENIMINIPLGQVTGNSLLGNLGPKIPVRFNLIGDAFTDVKTKIKPYGINNALIDISIFVEIKVKVIIPFASKTAVITNNVPVSIKAVQGEVPQFYNGSGGSGVTPSVQLPSSKEEDSADVKNEKSNK, encoded by the coding sequence TTGCCAAGATACCGCGGCCCTTTTCGCAAGAGAGGACCTTTGCCTTTCCGGTACGTGCTGCTCTTGTCAGTTGCCTTTTTTATTCTTTCGACAACAGTCAGCCTTTGGATGATCAATAGCTCAATTAAACCTGTTTTAATGAGCATCGGCGAGATGGAAACGAAGCGTGTGGCAACAGAGGTAATCCAGGATTCGATTGAGGATTATATGTCTGACAGTGAAAATATGAAAGATATGTTTCAAATGAGTTCTGATGAAAACGGAAAATTAACGACAATTGATTTTAATACACAGGTTGTAAACAGCGTGAAAACAAAAGTGACAAAGCAGCTTCAGGCGCATCTGAAAGAGATGGAAACCCACACCGGGCACAGCGGCGCCAGTGAAAATATTATGATTAACATTCCGCTCGGACAGGTAACCGGCAACAGTCTGCTCGGAAACCTCGGGCCGAAAATCCCGGTCCGGTTCAATTTAATCGGTGACGCGTTTACAGATGTCAAAACCAAAATCAAGCCGTATGGCATTAATAATGCACTTATTGATATCAGCATCTTTGTCGAAATTAAAGTGAAGGTCATCATTCCGTTCGCAAGCAAAACCGCTGTCATCACAAATAATGTGCCTGTGTCGATTAAAGCAGTACAGGGCGAAGTGCCGCAGTTTTACAACGGAAGCGGCGGCTCAGGTGTCACCCCTTCTGTCCAGCTTCCAAGCAGCAAAGAAGAGGACAGTGCCGATGTGAAAAATGAAAAAAGCAACAAATAA
- a CDS encoding hydroxyisourate hydrolase, with protein MLLQTESFFVTFSNNTCLFRLLYPFFSIITVRFQLADPDANYHIPLLLSPSGV; from the coding sequence ATTCTCTTACAAACTGAATCGTTTTTCGTCACATTCAGCAATAACACCTGTCTTTTTCGGCTACTGTATCCATTTTTCTCTATTATCACCGTCCGTTTTCAGCTTGCAGATCCAGATGCGAATTATCATATCCCGCTTTTGCTGTCGCCGTCAGGTGTATAG
- a CDS encoding glycosyltransferase has translation MMKINLLTIGTRGDVQPFIALGKELSRRGHHVTICTEGSFKDLAEKNRLSFSAIRADYADLTQSEEGKNILKGNPLSIVSQMKTVIYPMMEQMLDDIWAASIDAEAIIYHPKVFGGYDLAEALHIPAFIAHPVPVIAPTRQFTNPVLPFAMRSGTLNRASFQINRLMTAAFFSLINKWRHETLGLPDKRSVFQDDSVLNGKHIPILYGCSPSIIPFDQQWKGRVSMQGFWFLAEDDRTPPPELSRFLEAGPPPFTVSFSSMPLRNPDHIVNMLQLAFKETGQRAILLTGWSGIKQMTASPHIFTSDSIPHSWIFPRSRAVIHHGGAGTTAAALKAGKPMVICPFSGDQPFWARKMRDIGAAAAPLKEKEMSVEAFISRINELVSNHTYSQRASEAAALIEKEDGIRLTVDFIEEKLEENTPAT, from the coding sequence ATGATGAAAATTAACCTGCTGACGATCGGTACGAGAGGCGATGTACAGCCTTTTATTGCATTAGGAAAAGAATTATCCAGACGCGGACATCATGTGACGATTTGCACCGAAGGCTCGTTCAAAGATCTAGCCGAGAAAAACAGGCTCTCCTTTTCAGCCATCAGAGCCGATTACGCAGATTTGACGCAATCAGAAGAAGGAAAAAACATCCTGAAAGGAAATCCGCTATCCATTGTCAGCCAGATGAAAACCGTCATTTATCCGATGATGGAACAAATGTTAGACGATATATGGGCCGCCTCTATAGATGCAGAGGCAATCATTTATCATCCAAAAGTATTTGGCGGATATGATCTCGCCGAAGCCCTACACATTCCTGCCTTTATCGCTCATCCGGTTCCTGTTATAGCTCCCACCCGCCAGTTTACTAATCCTGTCTTGCCATTCGCCATGCGAAGCGGAACGCTTAACAGGGCCAGTTTTCAAATCAATCGATTAATGACCGCAGCGTTTTTTTCGCTGATTAACAAGTGGAGACATGAGACGCTCGGCCTGCCCGATAAACGTTCTGTTTTTCAAGATGATTCCGTACTGAATGGAAAGCACATCCCTATTCTGTATGGGTGCAGTCCTTCCATCATTCCCTTTGACCAACAATGGAAAGGCCGTGTTTCGATGCAAGGATTCTGGTTTTTAGCTGAAGATGACCGGACCCCTCCACCTGAGCTCTCGCGCTTTTTAGAAGCGGGACCGCCTCCTTTTACCGTTAGCTTTAGCAGTATGCCATTACGAAACCCTGATCACATTGTGAACATGCTTCAGCTAGCATTCAAAGAAACCGGGCAGCGTGCCATTTTGCTGACGGGGTGGAGCGGGATTAAACAGATGACAGCTTCGCCCCATATTTTTACATCCGACTCCATTCCTCACAGTTGGATTTTTCCTCGATCACGAGCTGTCATTCATCACGGAGGGGCTGGGACTACGGCCGCGGCATTGAAGGCCGGCAAACCTATGGTGATCTGCCCATTCTCTGGTGATCAGCCTTTTTGGGCTAGAAAGATGCGAGACATTGGAGCAGCTGCCGCCCCTCTGAAAGAAAAAGAGATGTCAGTTGAAGCCTTCATTTCCAGAATCAACGAACTGGTCTCCAACCATACGTATTCTCAACGTGCATCTGAAGCTGCCGCTCTTATTGAAAAAGAAGATGGAATCAGACTTACTGTGGACTTTATCGAAGAAAAACTAGAGGAAAACACCCCGGCAACATAA
- a CDS encoding aspartate/glutamate racemase family protein — MKKIGLIGGMSWESSAEYYRMINEEIKKKLGGLHSAKCILYSVDFKEIEHYQSEGAWDKAGAALGEAARSLEKAGADFIIICTNTMHKVIGYIQEMITIPILHIADATADQITRQGIRSVGLLGTKYTMEQDFYKSRIESHNINVIVSTDEERELINAIIYQELCLGEIKQSSKNTYKKIINHLVDRGAEGIILGCTEIGLLVKAEDSEVPLFDTTFIHAHSAARTSLSI, encoded by the coding sequence ATGAAAAAGATCGGTCTTATTGGCGGAATGAGTTGGGAATCTTCAGCTGAGTATTATCGAATGATCAATGAAGAGATAAAAAAGAAATTAGGGGGGCTGCATTCGGCAAAGTGCATTTTATACAGTGTTGATTTTAAGGAGATTGAACACTATCAGTCCGAAGGGGCTTGGGATAAAGCAGGTGCAGCCTTAGGGGAAGCAGCGAGATCATTAGAAAAAGCCGGTGCAGATTTTATAATAATCTGTACAAATACGATGCATAAAGTAATTGGCTATATCCAAGAAATGATCACGATCCCTATTTTACATATTGCAGATGCAACTGCCGATCAAATCACTAGGCAAGGGATTCGTTCAGTAGGATTACTTGGTACTAAGTATACGATGGAACAAGATTTTTATAAATCACGTATTGAGTCTCACAATATCAATGTCATTGTGTCTACTGATGAGGAAAGAGAATTAATCAATGCTATTATTTATCAAGAACTGTGTTTGGGTGAAATCAAACAGTCGTCCAAAAACACGTATAAGAAGATTATCAATCATTTGGTGGATAGAGGGGCAGAAGGGATTATTCTCGGATGCACTGAAATTGGTTTACTGGTAAAAGCAGAGGATTCAGAAGTGCCATTATTTGATACGACTTTCATCCATGCTCATAGCGCAGCGCGTACATCTCTTTCGATTTAG
- a CDS encoding YunC family protein: MVNLTPIMIEEQPFTAVTVKLPKTNFMAVTNDHGYIMCGALDVALLNEKLKERGIVAGRAVGVRTIDQLLDAPLESVTYAAEDLGIHAGMSGREALLKMVK; encoded by the coding sequence GTGGTAAATCTGACACCAATCATGATAGAAGAACAGCCTTTTACAGCTGTGACAGTAAAGCTTCCAAAAACAAATTTTATGGCCGTCACTAATGATCATGGATACATTATGTGCGGGGCGCTTGATGTGGCGCTGCTGAATGAAAAATTAAAGGAGCGGGGCATAGTGGCGGGGCGCGCAGTTGGGGTGCGCACCATTGACCAGCTGTTAGACGCACCTTTAGAATCCGTCACATATGCTGCGGAAGATCTCGGCATCCATGCCGGCATGAGCGGCAGAGAAGCGCTTTTGAAAATGGTGAAATAA
- the pucR gene encoding purine catabolism transcriptional regulator PucR — protein sequence MNIFDVMKIPAYENAHLIAGKAGGEREVQHVNMMDAPDIADFLHKNELLVTTAYHLKDHPHQLSELIQQMAKRGCAGLGIKTKRYLEDIPKEIIELADSYAFPIIELPEHIRLGDIVNATLSHILDMRSNELQQAIYAHKKFTNHIMSGKGLQSLLKKVSDLLQLSVLLLDQHANMLSASHQISFETEKLKGTLHTISGPFFTCFSMLSNQKTYSVLPIYNHEKNCGYLLIPDMVQAGDKGLILTIEQAANVISFELLKENALKQYGRRARNEFFSNFIERSFSSDDEIKSRAKEFKLRWDQKYMCIAGKLDRNDESISFTENQLASDGIFEFLEGELSAFPFPPHFFMKGNVGIILIEATDSWSEMHASVISFLEQFQAQVKAQCKRTVSFGISNICQRLIDVPDAFTEASDALQSGHLSRSTSFIQVYHAKDVPELLRLLPVEDLKKFYNSTLQSLAEKQQEDQSLLHTLSVYLETHCQISETAKRLYVHRNTVIYRLEKCEELLGKSLKDPETTMRLRLALRMQRLIS from the coding sequence ATGAATATTTTTGATGTGATGAAAATACCGGCTTATGAAAACGCCCATTTAATCGCTGGAAAAGCAGGAGGAGAAAGAGAGGTTCAGCATGTCAATATGATGGACGCTCCGGATATCGCAGACTTTCTGCATAAGAATGAATTGCTCGTCACCACCGCATATCACTTGAAGGATCATCCGCACCAGTTATCTGAACTGATTCAGCAAATGGCAAAACGCGGCTGCGCGGGCCTCGGCATTAAAACAAAACGCTACCTGGAGGATATCCCAAAAGAAATTATCGAGCTGGCCGATTCATACGCGTTTCCGATCATTGAGCTACCAGAACACATCCGCCTCGGCGATATTGTGAATGCAACACTCAGCCACATCCTTGATATGCGTTCTAACGAGCTGCAGCAAGCCATTTACGCGCACAAAAAATTCACAAACCACATTATGAGCGGCAAGGGGCTGCAATCTCTCCTCAAAAAGGTATCAGACCTCCTTCAGCTTTCTGTGCTGCTACTTGACCAACATGCCAACATGCTGTCTGCGTCCCATCAGATTTCATTTGAAACCGAAAAGCTGAAAGGAACCCTACATACGATATCAGGGCCGTTTTTCACTTGTTTCTCTATGCTCTCGAATCAAAAAACCTATTCTGTTCTTCCTATTTATAATCACGAAAAAAACTGCGGCTACCTGCTGATACCCGATATGGTGCAGGCTGGCGACAAAGGATTAATTCTCACCATTGAACAAGCGGCCAACGTGATTTCCTTTGAACTGCTGAAGGAAAATGCGCTGAAGCAATACGGCCGGCGGGCGCGCAATGAGTTTTTCAGCAATTTTATTGAGCGGTCATTTTCTTCAGACGATGAAATCAAAAGCCGGGCGAAGGAATTTAAGCTGCGCTGGGATCAAAAATATATGTGCATCGCCGGAAAACTTGACCGGAATGATGAATCAATCAGCTTTACAGAAAATCAGCTCGCCTCCGATGGCATATTCGAGTTTCTTGAAGGCGAATTATCAGCCTTCCCGTTTCCGCCCCACTTTTTTATGAAAGGAAATGTCGGCATTATTCTGATTGAGGCAACAGACAGCTGGAGTGAAATGCACGCCTCAGTGATCAGCTTTTTAGAGCAGTTCCAAGCACAAGTCAAAGCTCAATGTAAACGGACTGTGTCCTTTGGCATCAGCAATATATGCCAAAGGCTCATTGATGTTCCCGACGCGTTCACCGAAGCTTCAGACGCTCTGCAATCAGGGCATTTGTCAAGAAGCACGTCGTTTATTCAGGTGTATCACGCAAAAGATGTGCCTGAGCTTCTCCGCCTGCTCCCGGTTGAGGATTTGAAGAAATTTTACAACTCCACGCTTCAAAGCCTCGCTGAAAAACAGCAGGAGGATCAAAGCCTGCTTCATACGCTGTCTGTCTATCTAGAGACACACTGCCAAATTTCCGAGACGGCAAAACGCCTTTACGTTCATCGCAATACAGTCATCTACCGCCTTGAAAAATGCGAGGAGCTGCTGGGCAAAAGCTTAAAAGATCCTGAAACGACAATGCGACTGCGGCTTGCCTTACGGATGCAGCGGCTGATCAGCTAA
- the lytH gene encoding L-Ala--D-Glu endopeptidase → MKVFLSALLLLLFAFDPTASGKELSDRVLSKRMELYHKIEAVTQIPWYALAAVDQYEENVRSNRKDLPDKAGIISIYIPDEIWSGPENPNPKDDAPLSIKVFDGIGMDGDGDGKAEVSNDDDILYTFSQYLLSYGTDEDNIRIGLWNYYRRDQTVGIISEFMKLFKAYGHIDLGEHAFPLPIRTDYSYRSTWGDARGFGGRRIHEGTDIFAHYGLPVRSTCYGVVEMKGWNRFGGWRIGIRDINNTYHYFAHLNGFAKGIKTGQIVEPGQVIGSVGSSGYGPPGTAGKFPPHLHYGMYKDNGKTEWSFDPYPHLRAWERYEYKKKK, encoded by the coding sequence GTGAAAGTTTTCTTATCCGCTCTTCTTCTCCTTTTGTTTGCGTTTGATCCTACTGCATCTGGAAAAGAGCTTTCAGATCGAGTACTGTCGAAACGGATGGAATTATATCATAAAATCGAGGCTGTAACGCAGATTCCTTGGTATGCGCTCGCCGCAGTAGATCAATACGAGGAAAATGTGCGGAGCAACCGAAAAGACCTGCCTGACAAAGCGGGCATCATCAGCATCTATATACCCGATGAAATCTGGAGCGGCCCTGAAAACCCGAATCCAAAAGATGACGCGCCGTTAAGCATTAAGGTGTTTGACGGGATCGGAATGGATGGTGACGGTGACGGAAAAGCCGAGGTCAGCAATGATGATGATATTTTGTATACATTTAGCCAATACTTGCTGTCGTATGGCACAGATGAGGACAACATCCGCATTGGGCTTTGGAATTATTACCGGCGTGATCAAACAGTTGGGATCATATCTGAATTCATGAAGTTATTTAAAGCTTACGGACATATTGATCTGGGCGAGCATGCGTTTCCGCTTCCAATCAGAACCGATTACAGCTATCGGAGCACGTGGGGAGATGCCCGCGGGTTTGGAGGGAGACGGATTCATGAAGGCACGGATATCTTTGCCCATTACGGCCTTCCTGTCAGGTCCACCTGTTACGGCGTAGTTGAAATGAAGGGCTGGAACCGCTTCGGAGGATGGAGAATCGGCATCAGAGACATCAACAATACGTATCATTATTTTGCCCATCTTAATGGGTTTGCCAAAGGGATAAAAACAGGACAAATCGTTGAGCCCGGCCAAGTGATCGGGTCAGTCGGCAGCTCAGGATACGGCCCGCCGGGAACCGCCGGAAAATTCCCGCCGCATCTTCACTACGGCATGTACAAAGATAATGGAAAAACCGAATGGTCATTTGATCCATACCCGCATTTGAGAGCGTGGGAGCGTTATGAATACAAAAAAAAGAAATAA
- a CDS encoding sulfite exporter TauE/SafE family protein, giving the protein MSFVILAVLGLVAGTVGSLIGLGGGIVIVPSLMFLSTVTPLFQDVTPQIAIGTSLLVIIFTGLSSTLAYIKYKTVDYKSGLIFFIGSGPGSLIGAYVSKLFNSNSFSIWFGIFMILISLSLMLKAKARPINKAHKGIIRTLQDEDGEPYTYSYQAPVGIAIAFVVGFLGGLFGIGGGSLMVPAMMLLFLFPPKVAVATSMFIIFLSSMTGSVSHIMSGHVNWLYALALVPGAWFGGKLGAAINRKMQTKTIVMIMRIVLILIGCQLIYEGIFS; this is encoded by the coding sequence ATGTCGTTTGTGATTTTGGCCGTATTGGGGTTAGTTGCAGGTACGGTAGGAAGCCTGATTGGACTTGGCGGCGGAATTGTCATCGTGCCGTCTCTGATGTTTTTGAGCACAGTGACGCCGCTGTTTCAAGATGTGACACCGCAGATCGCGATTGGGACTTCGCTTTTGGTCATTATTTTTACGGGTCTTTCTTCAACTTTGGCTTATATTAAATATAAAACCGTTGATTATAAAAGCGGACTCATATTCTTTATTGGTTCAGGTCCCGGGAGCTTGATCGGTGCTTATGTGTCAAAGCTGTTTAATTCAAACTCGTTTTCCATTTGGTTTGGCATTTTTATGATTTTGATTTCATTGAGCTTAATGCTGAAAGCGAAAGCCCGGCCGATCAACAAAGCCCATAAAGGAATAATTCGGACACTCCAGGATGAGGACGGTGAGCCGTATACGTACTCCTATCAGGCCCCTGTCGGCATTGCGATCGCCTTTGTTGTCGGCTTTTTAGGCGGGCTGTTCGGAATAGGCGGCGGATCGCTGATGGTTCCGGCGATGATGCTGTTATTTCTGTTCCCGCCGAAGGTTGCGGTGGCAACGTCCATGTTTATTATATTCCTGTCCTCAATGACAGGGTCTGTTTCACATATTATGTCCGGGCACGTCAATTGGCTGTACGCCCTCGCGCTTGTGCCAGGCGCTTGGTTCGGCGGAAAGCTTGGCGCCGCCATCAACAGAAAAATGCAGACGAAAACGATCGTCATGATCATGCGGATCGTATTGATTTTGATCGGCTGCCAGCTCATTTATGAAGGCATTTTCAGCTGA